A part of Xenopus tropicalis strain Nigerian chromosome 4, UCB_Xtro_10.0, whole genome shotgun sequence genomic DNA contains:
- the rnf2 gene encoding E3 ubiquitin-protein ligase RING2, with translation MSQAVQTNGAQPLSKTWELSLYELQRTPQEAITDGLEIVVSPRSLHSELMCPICLDMLKNTMTTKECLHRFCADCIITALRSGNKECPTCRKKLVSKRSLRPDPNFDALISKIYPSRDEYEAHQERVLARINKHNNQQALSHSIEEGLKIQALNRLPRGKKPQVENGSGAEDNADSSHCSNASVHSNQEAGPSNKRTKTSDDSGLELDTNNETASMDSVLDGASEIELVFRPHPTLMEKDDSAQTRYIKTSGNATVDHLSKYLAVRLALEEFRSKGENNQMSLNAASEKQYTIYIATANGQFTVLNGSFSLELVSEKYWKVNKPMELYYAPTKEHK, from the exons ATGTCGCAGGCAGTGCAAACCAACGGTGCCCAGCCCCTGAGCAAGACATGGGAGCTAAGTCTGTACGAACTGCAGAGGACGCCACAG GAAGCAATAACTGATGGGCTAGAAATTGTGGTGTCCCCCCGAAGTCTGCACAGTGAGCTGATGTGTCCCATTTGCCTGGACATGCTGAAGAACACCATGACAACCAAGGAGTGCTTGCACCGATTTTGTGCCGACTGCATCATAACAGCCCTCAGGAGTGG aaacaAAGAGTGCCCTACCTGTAGGAAGAAGCTTGTTTCCAAAAGATCACTACGGCCAGATCCCAACTTCGATGCTCTGATAAGCAAAATCTACCCAAGTCGTGATGAGTATGAAGCTCACCAGGAGAGAGTATTAGCCCGGATTAATAAGCATAACAACCAGCAGGCACTTAGTCACAGTATTGAGGAAGGATTGAAGATACAAGCCTTGAACAG GTTACCAAGAGGTAAGAAACCACAGGTAGAAAACGGGAGTGGAGCCGAAGATAACGCGGACAGTTCCCATTGCAGTAATGCGTCTGTTCATAGTAACCAGGAAGCAGGGCCCAGTAACAAGAGGACCAAAACATCAGATGATTCAGGGCTAGAGCTGGACACAAACAATGAGACTGCATCAATGGATTCTGTTTTGGATGGAGCCAGCGAGATTGAGTTGGTCTTCAGACCTCACCCAACACTAATGGAAAAAGATGACAGTGCACAGACTCG ATACATAAAGACTTCAGGCAATGCCACAGTGGATCACTTATCAAAATATTTGGCTGTGAGGTTGGCCCTAGAAGAATTTCGAAGCAAAGGAGAGAACAATCAGATGAGCCTCAATGCTGCGAGTGAGAAACAGTATACTATATACATTGCTACAGCAAATGGACAATTTACT GTGCTGAATGGTTCATTCTCCTTGGAACTGGTCAGTGAGAAATACTGGAAAGTAAACAAACCAATGGAATTATACTATGCACCCACCAAGGAGCACAAATAA